GGTGTTGTTATATTTTCTCTTGCCTTGATGAGTTGTGTCATTGTATTTCCTCCAATAAATTTCTAACCATTACTTTTGGATTTTTTGCTTTTATCACTTCTGAAATCATTGCCACGCCATTAACACCTGCTGCCATAACCTCTTTTATGTTTTTAAGTTTCATCCCGCCTATTGCAAAAACAGGTATATGGACTGCGTTGACCGCTTCCTTTAATTTTTCAATCCCCAGCGGTTTGCCATATCTTGCCTTTGACTCTGTATAAAATACAGGACCTAATGTTATGAAATCAGCACCCTGTTTTTCTGCCTTTAATGCCTCTTGCATGGAGTGCGTTGAAACCCCGATTAGTTTTTTACTGCCAAGAAGTTTTCTTGCGTCAACGACGGAAAAACTTGTCTGCCCAAGATGAACGCCGTCTGCATCAACTGCAATTGCAATATCAACCCTGTCATTTATGAATAATTTTGCCTTGTATTTATTTGTAATTGCCCTCAAGTCTTTTGCAAGTTCAAAAAGCTCCCTGCCAGATAATCCCTTTTCCCGTAATTGAACAGCCTTAACCCCGCCTTTTAAAGCATCTTCAACAACTGGGGACAGATTTAAAATCTGTCCCCAGTATCGTGGGGAAACTTGTTTCCTGTCTGTTATAAGGTATAGGTTAAAATCTATTTTTTCGCCTCTGTTGCCCATAATTTATATTTTAAAATAAATATCACTGCCGCAATTGCAACCAATATACTCACAACCTGTGCGGTTCGTAAATATCCCAGCATCAAACTATCTGCCCTGAAATTCTCTACAATAAATCTGCCAATGGAATACAAAAGCAGGTAAAGGGCGAATATAAATCCGTCTTTATATCCCCTTCCCTGCTTACTGCATGCAGGGGCATGCTTTCTCATGCCGAACCACAAAAAGAAAAATATGGACAAATTTATTGCCATCTCATAAAGCA
The sequence above is drawn from the Deltaproteobacteria bacterium genome and encodes:
- the thiE gene encoding thiamine phosphate synthase → MGNRGEKIDFNLYLITDRKQVSPRYWGQILNLSPVVEDALKGGVKAVQLREKGLSGRELFELAKDLRAITNKYKAKLFINDRVDIAIAVDADGVHLGQTSFSVVDARKLLGSKKLIGVSTHSMQEALKAEKQGADFITLGPVFYTESKARYGKPLGIEKLKEAVNAVHIPVFAIGGMKLKNIKEVMAAGVNGVAMISEVIKAKNPKVMVRNLLEEIQ